Sequence from the Metopolophium dirhodum isolate CAU chromosome 2, ASM1992520v1, whole genome shotgun sequence genome:
CGAGTCTAATGGAGTACGCCATAATACGACTTAGAGagtaatttttcaataacacAGTTTACACTATTACTGCACATTTATAATGTATCTACTAAAGTATAACTGTACTAAGATGACGATCTCTGCAAAAATAGATTAGAAATAGTTGGAAAACTGCCgacaaacaaaaaactaaaatatataatataaaagatccACCTCCTTGAGGGGCGTtcgaataatatacaatatctatACGTGTGGGGCGCGACGAAATTAAACAGTGCgtgttattttgtttcaaaaattcAGAATCTTCTAACCGCGATATTAGAAACtcgccatataataatatacccataaGCATTTTAATCGAACACGTCCTACTGGAGCCGTTAGAAACATGTGAAACGCATTACACGAATCACAGACCATAAATGCGTGTGGAATATAGTACAACATGTTaacgaattattttttactccAATGCCGCAAGTTGTAGGAATTTATTGTACTTGAAAACAATCAAACGTAACAATTGAACGAATATTATAGGCTGCTAGAATATTATTGATCCAGacgttatgtaatttaatttaatttgcccGTACCTATAAATTTGAGTATTGTTAATGATGTTCGTtgcatgaaaaataattgaaacaatGTAATTAAGTACGCagaataaaaagaaatatcaaCACGATAAACTAACACGTCAATAAAGTTGATGAATTTAAATCACtggtttttaaaagtttaaaaatgtccctcaaataataatagaacaatgaccaatatttttaaaaattataaatcatttcatAGCTATAATTTTCTCTTTTGTTACTCGGCAAACTTTCTTTTTTTAAGGTACGGTGACAATTTTATACTCCAGAAATTACATTagttgtatattgtaatttgtaatataatacttttaatcaaaatattcttgttaaattatttcaatatggagtttacaatgtatttattataatatactattctcTTGTGCtggtaaatgtataaaacagtTTTCTTTGTGATTGATGGATGTAATTTTATCAACAAATGATTATGGTTTCAATCACATTTCACGTTCATCTAAAATATCAACAGCATGGAAACGTGAGGAAATCTATTTACGCAATGTATTAATGTTTTCACTcagttaaacaaaatattataaataacgcgAGTAAAAAACATGACTGTAATATTCACGTTAGGTGCTTTCGTccagataatttatttaatctttCAACGTCAATGAAACGATCGAGACAGTTCCATAATTTTAAGATTGATCACATTTTTCGGTCTAATGAAACGTTTTGTACTCTCGTATATAGACTTACGCGGTTCCGAAGACGGCGTAAATCGCATTATATCACAGCAGGTCGTAAAAAGTGCACGAGTGCAATCGTCGTCGTGTTATCTAACTCGTGGAATATACTGTAACGAATTAAAAACTGGTTtactatgtatacatataccgCTGCCATGCTCGTCCATTCATAACACAGTCCGTGCGTGCACCGAAGATCgatatacaatactataatactaatatttcaGTGTGTTTGTGtaatgtgaataataaatatatataaactggACACGagagtgagtgtgtgtgtgtgtgtgtaagtgtgTCGTGATCGTATCAAAgggtatatacctacgttttataTAGTAGGCTTCACAAATTGGGTTATTCCTCGTATGGAAACCACACGCGAAAACAGTTTTGGTATCACAATGTACGTCTATATTTGTGTTGTGTAATTGTCAAACGTACGTGTCAGTACTACGGTGTCGATAGGTCTCGGCATAcaatgacctttttttttattctagaacCGTTGGGTGTCAAGGAGATTttctcttttaaaaatatttttaaatctgttGTGCGTATACTAATTCATAtgattcgaaatattttatattttatatttgaccaAATcgccataaaaataaatacgagtTTTTGTCTTTAAtcaatacacctatatatattattatattcgacaatttttttaatatcatgaaTTCATGACgtacctgtatataataattaataatatatatcatgcataagtacatttaaaaagtacCAACATTTTATGGACATAATGTCATATGATAATTCGGTAATGACAATTGTATAGCTCGTTTTACAGTGAGGGTATCAAACTTTAGTTAAGATTTATtgtttgtgtatataattatttaactaaatattgaATTGCAAACTTGCAATAGACtgatttttgtttatagtttcttttaataacatttacgtgtgtgttattaattcattatttcgtTTCAGGGAACAATACTTGTTCAACGTGTTTGAAGTGATCGTTTCCACATTGGAGACGAAACTCCAGAGAATAGAAAACTTGGACAAAGCTGTCGAACACCTCATGCGCCGAGTAGAACAACTAGATTCACGAGTGACAAACAACATCGACAAGACAGAAGCTGTGATCGGCAAGCTGCGGTCGTTGGACACCAAGCTGTTCCAAAAGGAACCCGGTACTCTCGGTCATCATCTCGAGAACAGACTGACAACTTTGGACCGAAAAGTGGGTGACATTGACACCAAGTTGGTCGGGCTAAAGAGTCAGCTGGACAACAACTTCCTGGCACCCGCAGACGATATCAACGCCGAAGCGAGCGAAAAAAAGCCCGTGAACGTCCACCACCTGGACGTGACCAAGCTGCTCAACACGCAGATGGACAACATCCGAAGCAACACTGCCAACATCGACAGGAAGCTGCAGTTCCACATAAACATGGTATCGGACGGGCTAACCAAGATCATAAGCATGGTGTCGGACGTGCACGGCGCCATCGTTGAACAggacaacaataacaacaaccaCAACCACCACCACGGTAGCAGTCGGTCGGGCAACAAAACGACCACTACCACACCGGCGTCAGCGCCGGAGCGGAGCAACAAGATCGACCAGCTGGTCAGGCAGATGCACCCGATACTGAGCGTCAGCGAGAAAATGGACGAGGTGTGGAATGTTGTGGTCGGCACCAAGAGCTCGGTGGATGACCTGGTGCCCAAGTCTGACGAGCTGCTGACACAGACGCAACGCCAGGAGCGGGCCATTAGCGACATTCACGACGACCTGCGCATGAACACCAACAAGATCATCGCCAACTTGGACGTAGTGGAGCGCAGACTGAAGAAACAAGAGGATGACGTGGTCACGTTGGCCCAGCGGCCTGTGCCAGCCGAGATGCTGCGCCTGGACCCGACCATCGACGATTACTCCCGGTACGACGAACAGCTGCAATCCGAGTCCACTCCGCTTTCCTCCTCCGTATCATTTACTACCCCTACCAGTGTCAGCAGTGGTGTCGGCGGTATCAGCGGTATCGGTGGTCCTACGCCTGGTACGCCTCCGGACGTCCAACTGTCGTTTCAGACGTCCAGGAACGCGCCCCAGAAGAACAGAGGAGTGGTGTTCCCGAGCGTCAAGAACAAACCGCCACCGGCTAACATCAGTTTCTTGACCGAGCAGTTCAACCGCGAAGTCAAAGTGAGTTTTCATTTTTCGTAACATTGCGGTAGGCGACGAACGTTTaaaacaactatataataatatatatttacatacaataatattgtataatgtttatcgAACTCGGTTTTGCCGGTTGAGTGTTCGTGGTAACTGATTAATGATAACTCGAACACGCAGTAATCAAATACTCGTCGAGTTCTTAAATcccaattaaatatttcatttttattttgaaatctatCTAGATAAAAGACAAATGGTTTTATCTTTGCCTAAGACACGAATTTCAAAACGTtccatttatagtatataataactcTGAACTCGGACATTCAAAAGGTCTCGTTCAAACTGGATAGGTAAATGTGAAAAATCTACTTCCAGATTGTTTCAACAATAGAACAtcgaatagaatataatattagttcaaaTTATTAATAGGAACTTTCAAGTGTCACGGCAGTCTAATATTTagctattataaatttataaccgatataacattataaattacctatacgcTTTACAGTTTGATAAttgttaaataggtatttattatttttatgttcacatttaataatatttttaaaatttttgttgataACTTATAGGCTAACCACggccacaatattataatatctaattttgaaaataataaataataattagccaTGACTTAGTGTAAGCGGGAAGTCTTATTAATTtaactcttataatattatgtacctaatacctatgttgtacctatatatatatcaatatttagcCTAGATATATGATTATACGGAACTGAGTTGATAATATAGGGAAACCATCAGATAAGTATTCCTACTTGTGTAGCGgtcaaacaaataacattttattgaactaaatacACGCGCACGTAATTTCATTGTAATACGATACGAACTACACGTAGGTAATGAATCAAACGAGAAAACGATATTTTAATCCGTTTTTTTAACGCTGCTCATTAAAAATGCGTGTGTCGCACGTTGCATAAAAGATTTGCCGgtagattaaaatatgtaataaccgTTGTTTGAAGTTCACTCCGCTGTTGCATAAAAGACTTTTCAAACTTTAACAcgaatttaaattataggttaCCGTGCGAGTATTATTGTATCTCAGATCTGATTTTAGTGACGTGTAGTTTTTTCAAACGTCGTTTAATTTAACAGGACgcgtattaaatataatgtatttcacTAGCTTGACAGTCGGTAATATTTTCTTCGGCTCACAAGCTACCATTCaactttttattaggtatatatcagCTCTTTATTTTGTAAACGGTTCAAATTAAGGCGTACATTAATTACACAGATTAATTGATAATGATTTTGACAAGCCGCacgcattaaataaaaaaaaccgattAGGATATACAGTTtcaaatagattattataaatgtaggtGTATTATTCGAGTGAAATTATATAGCTATACAAATTACACGTATGCCTACTTATTATAGACTTGTAAatcgtagatatattatatacttttttggaATTAAAAAGCGAAAGATTTCTGTGATTCATATaacgttattagttattattattattattattattcaatcttGAAgagtggttttatttttttttttttatactcttttgaaattcataaactAATAATAGTGATCATTAATGACACCATTTCGTGTGAACCTTCAaccgttataacttataatttacacGGTTTCCGCAAAATAGGTTTCTCGCCGAGAAGTCACCGAAGTCTGTATTCATTAAATGTTGCTTATCGAACAGGTTTATCTATGTACATAAAGCAATCATAatcgtattaaatttataattatgtcaaTTTTAGCGTATCGTGATCGCATGTATAGAAGGGTCCGACATAATCAAGCGTATGAGTACACTGTACACAGCATACAATATCatatacgatatatattataggtatattataatatagtaataagcagaaaattattattttaaaataagccagcggataatattataatacgtcgtAAAAATAACGCAGCGGGTGTGTTACCAAATCGACGGATTTTCAACCGTGTTCGTGCAACGACTAACCGAGTCGTATCGATATGttgctttaaatttttttgctgtCCGCGAGCTTCTAAAACCCAACGCGGAAATCGaggattatattgttatacccgACAGGGGCGTTTTAACAGTGATGAGACTTATTATAGATATAGGCAGGTATAGTGGAAAACGGCGGTCCAACACGAATATAGACAAACGATTGTTACCTTggagtttgaaatttgaattacctaaataatattacaggcACACTACAGGCGATAAGGTTTTCTACAAGTATGGGTGAGCGTAATTAGGGGTAACGAATAAAAACTTTCTGTACCTACGcgtaccattattattaatggcAAACGGCTATAAACTATTACCTGTTGCGGTAACAAGACACCGACAAAACTAGATCAATGTTGTTGTTAACATCAAAATACTATACAatcgcataataataacaagtacAGGGACGAGAATATGCGATACGTGCCGACTTAAatcttgtattgtattttaattcttataaacGATCCTTGAGCTACttggtgaaaatattattgatcaaaataattttgctaaTAATCtgattgtagaaaaaaaatatagttctaACTTTCTAAGTTGGGTATAACCGCTATAAATTCAAACCATATTTGCCGGccaatatagatttattttcatattttcatcaaCGGTATAATAAatggtagtaggtacctatttacgaAATAAATACTTGTAAACtgtaattatacatatacgtagatgatataccatataccattttaaattataaaatgtttttattagattttaataatttcacatattttattttaccacgtgtatcctataatatatagtaaatattattatttattaaacaatattaatttgataaaaagcGTTTGAAATGTTTGACCATTTAAGGAGATCGTTATAGAATTCACAAAATGTGTGACGTAAATACGTGATAATCATTCattattttcgtataaaaaaattacgatttattCTAAActcaatttacatattataaaattttgcaTTTCTTCAATGTTggtattcaaacaaataatcaatgaatgttttatcattacctatataatatgttttaaattgacatttttaaaaatctacgagaaaataataatttttatattaggtatatccatcatacaaatcaataataagAACCAACAAAATAATGGTCGGACGGGAGTcacgatatttaaataaaacgcgCAATGAACCGAGGcaaattgcataaatatgtttttttaaccattaaaaCTTAATggtgcaaaataataaaaaaaaacaataacgcgTAGAACggcgaaataataattttatcttgaCCTATGTGCAGGTACGTTCAaggaaaaacaacaacaaaccGTTTGCCGTTTCCTGCAGTGTATTATATTGGTAGGCGGCACTTTgtcataatttatcattgatatTGTAGTATTCAATAATCGGCGCTCGTTAGTTTTTCCATATCAAAGTCCCTGATCCCCCTCGTTGTCGTCGATGGCATTTGGAGGTTGAACGTGCAAAATATAATGGATATATACCTCCAGTGTATATCGTGTGTTGTAGATACATTGCACTAGCATTACTATAGCGACAAAAGACAATCGAAACGTTGAAAACCGCAACCACCTGTACACTAGATAGGACTCGTTCGAAACGGCTTTCGCCATTGAAGAGccgaattaatatttaaaaacaaaatatattataaggaaaaCAAAACTCAACCGCCCGTGAGAAactcacaattattattatattatatacctacgtactgcacacacacacacacacacatcattagAGTTTATAATTTCCAATATCACGTGTGTGCATAATTGAAAACGGGCGCCGTGGGAACGCGCGTAAATACGAAATCACCGAAGGCCGCGGACTTAGAATTTGCTCTGATTCCCATTCCGTGAACTCGCGTATGGGTATATCATACTAATATATACGACAccgcataatatacatataacatgcGTCCAAAAGGGGGACGGGTCATCTgaagttatataacaataataataataataataataataatataatggcgaCGACGGCGTGTGCATAGTATTAGAACACGATTCAAACAGGTGAGCGCGCTGAAAATGGCGCGAGACGACAAAACCACGGTGTATACCCACGACTAGTGTTGAATGCACTTGCACTTGCATTGGTGTGCAATATTATGCCGCGTTGATAGGTaccttacaatatatataatataatataccatagctGTTATCGAGCGTTAGGTACAGATCACAATCGCAGAAAACGGGGTTTTAGATCGCCTCAGATATGACCCATTCCGCGTCGTTAAAAATGCACTACattcgacttttttttttttatcgtacctGCCTATACATATGGGACGTATGcgatgtaataacattttttatatttctgtcGGCGAAGCTTTTTcccgctgctgctgctgctgcagttgACCGATCCACCGcgggaatatattatacacggctGAATATCGTGACAATGCGACACTCGCAGGTCTCtctcgtataaaataataatataatgtatagttctaaaaaaaaattcacacacGCTCCACTACTCTACTTATCGCTACTATACGTGTATAGGGTGTGAATGGGTGCATATGCATCGAAAACCGGCGCGACTGTGTAtcgcataaaaaataaaaaatatcattgtttatattaaaatattaacgagAAACCGATCAAAAGTCAATAGtgaaagaatataatatgatatgatatatattatgaattatggacgtaataatattattattattattattatacagcctGCTTGCTGGCCGTCGCGTATTTTATAACCGCGGTAACATAATACGCATATAATAGCATAACGAcgaatacctaatattttcgaTTATCTACCAGGCATCGGTTAATTGATCGATGTAATGGATTATGTTAATTTGACAGGTAAACTCTCTCGGAAAATAAAACGttgacttatattatattgaacggATAGATTATGATATGCGTAAGGTCGAGCGGACGACGTTTGAGCTGgtacacatattatgtgttgtatctcaataatattcttaaaataatgaacCGTTTTCTCCTTGAACACGCcactatatatgtacctacgaaTTGTCAAGAAATAATTACgatttttatattcatcatGCGAGTGCTGCATGTGcattttaaggattataatttaaaaaaaaaactttgcgTGCTATTAACACAACTTCAAACGGTATTTTaacataacttaaaaaaaaaaaaaatcatatcgtATTGTAAAAATAAGGAAACATTATATAAGTATCGTGTTGCATAATTTTGTGTTGAGTATAAAGTagtaattaaatttgttgtttCATAAAtctctataattattgtatttgttttataattagtaTGGTATATGccgattatattgatattacctataccatatacatattataagtacatagtCGACGATTTAAGTCCGATAcgattatatcatattattatgaaaatgatcGTAAGCTGCGATCGAGTTTCGTTGgttgataatacaataatatatatatatattttttatgtttattgcatagtattatgtataatatgttttttttttatttattaagtgaCACCCTCGAAGGGGGTAATGGGgtacacaaatacacaaacatagaacaataaaaattacagCGTGCGTACaagttaacaatataatataagagtgCAGGTAGGTATAGGAGGATATTTATGTACGATCAttgattatagtatttataatcaatggtacgaTATGTTACgataaagatatattttataacgattTAGTAATAGATCAAAGAAATACAGTATACGAATTAAAGTTAGTGGTTGGAAAGTATAAATCTTGGATATGTTAACATTATCGtaggaaaaaaatcgaaatttgagCATATACGGTTATAATTGGGCCGTGTTTGACGAAATTATTCTTGCTTTAATcggtaaaaaaataatcgagACTTCGTATGTCGTATCAGAAGTTGGCAAGCAATTTGTTCCGGTAGATCGGGACGGTCGATCTCATTGTCTAAAATCGTACGGATGAATGATGCGTCTGTGTATGTTGAAAAGAAAAGTAGGGATTTGACATTTTGTGGCGACATTTTGTGGTTATTACCGGCCAAACGGGATTTTACGAGCAACCATtaattatttctgttttttttgtttaccagGGATTTTCGTGTCTGGACCTTTTGAACGCGGGCATGAAGCAATCCGGCGTGTATTATCTGCAAATCAGGGGTACGGCCTACTGGTACCTGAAGGTGTTCTGCGAACAGGAGATTGCGGACGGAGGTTGGACGGTAAGTCTTGACACGCAAAGGGCGTGCATATTAtacaccgtaataataataataatattattataatcattcgaGCCATTAACGAAACGAAACACGTGCACAACgtaaacaataacaacaacagcaCGCAACAATAGTCATTACAATAGCGCACGATGAGCGTGCATCGTTGTTGCCGTACACCGACGCCTTATTGTACCGTATTATACCGTTTATGGTATGATAATATTGTCgcgcataacaatattacggcggcggcggcatagTGATAAGATACTGATAACGATAGAGTACAACTCGCACCCGGCGCATCCGAGTTGCAGGGTCCCTAATATTTTTTGGTCAGTACTACACTATACTGGCATTTTAACAGACTCAGAAGTCTATTCAAACCAAagatatgtttaaaattgttattttcttacagtttctttttttagtttctttatgctaataaaaatctaaattatttgaattttactaattaggatataataatatatattatatatagtacaaaTGTGGGTACAATGTCCAAAATTAatgtcataaatattttcaccaaCACAAAAgtgattttttcaaacatattttgtttttattcgtataatataatgggtAACCTACCtcctaatatgtatatatttttatatattttgatttttataatgtttaacattttttcttgGAATTGTCCTATATTTTTGATGGCAAAGAACctgcccaaaaaaaaaaaaaatggtttaaaattttttttaaccatacctttcgtttacattttaaatatatcatagaCAGGCCTGAGTCTGTTAAAATAGGAAGAATAATGTTAGTGTAGTATAGTTCTCACTAAAAAATATTAGGCACCCAACTATAGTGAAATACCTAAAATATCTC
This genomic interval carries:
- the LOC132939236 gene encoding uncharacterized protein LOC132939236, translated to MNAMTTALLLAAACSLLTAVPAASGYRAVRTSGPLPVTVHVRSGGVVAGGPVANRTSGAGVVFPASVASSPTTTTTTTTTSTSTGAMASAANAAAAAAAGFTSFSTSSSASNHTAARNQTRSERLRAREQYLFNVFEVIVSTLETKLQRIENLDKAVEHLMRRVEQLDSRVTNNIDKTEAVIGKLRSLDTKLFQKEPGTLGHHLENRLTTLDRKVGDIDTKLVGLKSQLDNNFLAPADDINAEASEKKPVNVHHLDVTKLLNTQMDNIRSNTANIDRKLQFHINMVSDGLTKIISMVSDVHGAIVEQDNNNNNHNHHHGSSRSGNKTTTTTPASAPERSNKIDQLVRQMHPILSVSEKMDEVWNVVVGTKSSVDDLVPKSDELLTQTQRQERAISDIHDDLRMNTNKIIANLDVVERRLKKQEDDVVTLAQRPVPAEMLRLDPTIDDYSRYDEQLQSESTPLSSSVSFTTPTSVSSGVGGISGIGGPTPGTPPDVQLSFQTSRNAPQKNRGVVFPSVKNKPPPANISFLTEQFNREVKGFSCLDLLNAGMKQSGVYYLQIRGTAYWYLKVFCEQEIADGGWTVIQRRDDIGDPIRENFNRDWTDYKNGFGDPTKEFWMGNENIYMLTSNDEYMLRIELEDFEGNRRYAQYSHFKIYSESEYYKLEIDGYEGNAGDSLNDPWYGSNNSPFSTYNRDNDRSSLNCASMLKGGWWWKSCGRGLNGLYLNDPQDLTARQGIVWFRWRGWDYTLKKAQMLIKPKVTVIPPLPVVNAV